CAAAAATGACGCGACTAGAATTTAATCACACGATGGAAACAGAATTACTAACTGAAggcaaataaataaataatcaGAATCATACGATTATTAAGAAGAAGAAATCAGCAAGATACTTGCCATAGGAAGCTGTAAAACAGTTAATTATGCAGTGTGCAGATGATAATCACGTATAAAAGGGAGCGCTTATGTGTCAGGTGCCTTTTCTTTTGCTCTCAGTCCGTTTTTTTACAATCCAACGGCTCTGGTTCTTCCTTCCACCTCTGGCACCTCAATCCAATGTCTCATTCTTCTTCCACCTCCAGCACAAACCCTCAactagacccccccccccccccccctacaaAACCCGAACCAGCTGAGGTCCTTCCTCCCCTCTGGCTGCAACGGCACGGCAAGCCGCGTCGTCCACACCTCCGGCGAGGTCCTGGCAAGCCCTCGCCAGTGACGCCACGCCGTTCCAGGCTCGAGCTTGTTGCTGAACTGCTCACTTCCAAAATCGACTGATCCAAAAAATATTTTCAGTTGCCTAATGACTAGCAACTGTACATATTAAAAGCTACCATCATCAGTTCCAGGTCCAGTTTCACCCAAAAAAAAAATCCAGACCAGTCAGGAATTACTGCCCCTCCGTTTGAAATATAAATTTTAGATTTTAGCAAGAATTTTTCCAGCCTCGGATTTGTTCACCCAGTACAAAACAGGAAGATGAGTTACCAAAAGGTTTTGGTACCCTGAATCCCTGAACAGTACACAAACCATGCAAGTATGTGCCCGTCACATATGCAAAAATGAAACTAAGACTGAACTCTGACTTTTATAGGATAACCACCAGAGCTAACATGAAACTGTGAATTACGCATGGCAGCAACTATATGGAGGCAGTGAGAGTATCATCATGGAAGCAACTGCAGTGGAAGACCAAGTCGTGGGTCATGACAAAACTCTGGTTGCTCAGAACTTTACCTTGGGGAGGAGGGGAGTGAGGCGGGCGTACGCGTCGCTGTTGGCCGGGAGGGCGAAGGCGAGGAAGGCCGAGACGTcgcgggcggcgaggcggcggcgcaggGCGACGGTGAGGCGGACGGCGCGGGAGATCCGGCGGACCTCCTTGGTGACCGACCCCGCCTCGATCACCGCGGCGATCTCCTTCAGATCTGGGGCACGAGCAAATCAGAACAAATCTGAGGTACCGGGGAGGGGGgacctagggtttggggggagggggaggggagcttACGTTGGATGGTGGATGGGGCCGGCGCCGCCGctgcggcggcgggaggaggggCCGCCTGCGGCTCGCCCATCTGGACGTCCATCCCGGCGGCAGGGGGAGAGTGCGGAGAATTGGTGCCGAAGCTTGGGTGCGGAGGAGCCTTTTGCTTTGTTCCTTACTTGTGTGGCTAAAGAAGGTCACCTCACACTTTCAGCTACCTCTTGGATTCACAACCTGAACTACAAAGTCTCTCAAAAAAAAAACTGAACTACAAAGGGGTATTTTGGAAAATTGGAAGGAAATTTTCTCAACTCTACCATGAAAGAACATCTCTTCACCAAAATACTCGCTCTTTTTATAAAGTATATTATACAAGGCCCATACTATTTAAGAAAAAAATGGCCATtgcttatttattttattttattttgcaaaaaCCACAAGAAGTAACAAATTACATCCAAGTCCATATACCACAAGCGACGACTACAAACACTGAAGCGAGCCAAAGAAGTCATCATTGCCCCTTTCTCACCGGAGACatgcaaaccttgttgtagtagtcTGTCAGGCAGTCGCCGCGCTAAACCTTATAGGACCAGCGCACTAGAACAGCAAACACCACTGGTGAAGATAACCGTAGATTAGAAGGATCCAACTGGTGGACACCCAAAATACATATCAAGTACATGGTACAAAATACATATCTTTTAAAGATATTTTCAATGATATAACTTTTGTGATTTATGATTTGTACTTTTGCTGATAGAAATAAGGGAAATGCTCACGTCCAACCGGTTGATACACCATTTTTGTCGGCTGCCTGCCTCGGGTGACAGCCAGAATCCCCGCACCGCTACCAACCACGAGCCCACGGttcttctttttttctctctccTTTTCACCCTTAGCCTCTCGAATCTTCCTATGATCCATCTTCTTCCCCCAGGTGACCCCATttgccctcctctctctcaccCGCTCTCTCACTACCGCAAGCAGTTGCTGCAAATCTCGAGCCTATGTTGCAACTTCCCAATCCGCTCCCTGAGCCCTTCCGAAAATCCTGCCAATCCTCAAGTCTGTCGCCAACTACTGCAAAGAGGACCACCGCTGGCACCGGGTGTTGCAGGCTGGGGACACCAATGGTGTTCATGGGGCCTTGCAGCAGCAAGAACAACACTTCAACAGTGTGACAACGAGGTGGCCGGCTTTCGTAACACCATGATTGCAATATCGACGCCCACCCCTTGCATCGACGGGGGTATGCACCACACGGCCTGTCTTGCAGCAAAGGTGGTGATACGACGAGGGGATTGCAGGTCGTGTTCACGTGGCTCTCCTTTCCTCGTCGCGCCGCAAGGGGCTCGCCGGGTGTCGCGAAGGGAGCAGCCGTCGGAGTGCTTACAACAAGGTCATGTCGCAAAGGGGCTTTGCAATGCCTTCCTGTTGCAAAAGCGCTCATAGGAGTTTGCAACAGGCATGCTTCACAAGCATTGTTCGTGTTGCAAATGTGCTTCACAACGTTGTTCGTGTTGCAAACGTGCTTCACAACATCATCCACGTTACAAAGAGGGGCTTCGCAATGTCGTACATATTGCAAAGGGCGGCTTCACAATATCGTCTGCGTTGCGACCTCGTTCATGTTGCAAAGGGCCTCGCAACGCGACGATGGCCGCTCAATCACACTAAATCAAATGGCTCGCGACCCGGCCAACCTTTTTCAATGATCAGTCGACTGATGTGTAGCATGAGGCTAAAATTAATAGTCGGTGTTTTTTGCTATAAGCCAGAAAGGAGGCAGTATCATTACAAGAGATTTTGTTAAATTTTTTTACAAAATAATTAGTTATTACAAACACATTAGACGAGAATTAGTGATATAACCTCGACGAGGGTTATCAGAAGTACCACCTGACCGGACATTATTGCCACCAGAATGAGTCGCCAACAAGCCAATGTCATCGCTCCAATACCGAAGCCGAGGTAACATTGTCGTTGACAGTCGCGAAGTCTTCGTGCATGTGACCATAAGAACCAGTCCGCTAACCTCGCCGCCCCGAGGAGCCGGCAAGAATCTGCACTAGAACTATGTCTAATATGTCTCGACAGACGAACTCGAGAAGGATTGGAGCATGGAAAACCGACTCGAGGATGAAGTGTCGCCGTCCGCTCCAGTACCGTCCGTGCGATTACTAAAACCCCAACCTATCTACTAGCCGGAGATGAGGCACCGAGTGTCCCCTCTCCATCACCGGCCGCCAGCATACTTCCTGTTATTCTTTGTCTGTTCTCCTCGTGGTAGGTGCTAATGCAGGTATTGGCAAGCATGGCTCCTTCAGAAATTTCAAAGTTGAGCCCGAGCTCTTTGCTCGCAGGTGAGCAGTAAATTCGAGAAAAGTAGCTAACAAATTCAAAATCTGTTTTTTTACACTAAAGATGAAAGAATTTATAGGAGCTTGCAAAAACTTGTGTCGAGATGACTTCAGGAGGAGCTCTTCCAAAAAAATCGTGCTCCAAAATGTCCAAAGCTGCTTGAGTTTTACAAGCTCCTATAAAATTCCATCATCTTTATTGTCATTAAAAAAACTATTTATTTGAATTTATTGTTCATTCACAAGAGCAGATGAGCTCGGGTGCACAAACGCTGCTCTCTAGCTCCTTTGTGGTTTTTATTTATTTGTTCCCTCGTTCTTTCTCGTGTGAGTGTCTTGAACTAGAGTGTAGCCTTTTTTTTGCGAGAGAACCTAGACTGTAGCCTTGGTGTTTGTATATGGTTAATTGCATCTGATAAATATGGCCTGGACTTTGATATGTCTTCCATAGTTGCCTACAAATGATGATTTCACATTTAGAGACAATAAAAGTGAGCACTAATTCTGCCCTCTCAGGCCATTAGCGTTTTCGGCCGTCAGATAGAGACTTTGGAGCGGTTTCGACCGCTTATCAACTTACAATCCGCTTGGCTTCAGTTTTCAGTTGATAACCTAAGAAAGCTTTGGCTGGCTGGGCCGCTGCTTTCGTAACAAAATGGAAGCTCTGGTGTTATTTGGGCTATATGGGCCTCGGGCGTGCGAGCGGCAGCCAAAAAAAGCAGTACACAGTTTGTTATGTAAGTGGTTGTACTATGGCATATGAGCACTAATCCAACCCTCTTAGACCATTAGCGCTTTCGGTGGTCGGATAGACTTTGGAGTTTTTGGCCGTTTGATCACACGAAATAAACAGAGTATCACATACGATTCACCCCAGTCGAAGAAACAATATCACAAATAGAGGATTCACGCAAGATTTTATTCAACTTAAGAACTTGAGTATCCCACCGATTACAAAACACAAGTAGCACTCCTCAGAAGAGTCTACAGTCTGaacaaattttattttattttgaatCTTACAGTCTGAGCAATTGATTTAACACAAAAAGATGGCGTGGTGACAGACACATGACGATCTCCCGAAGAGGTTGCTCTAGCTAACTTATACTCCATATAGATGCAGACATGTAGTCTGCCATCACTTAACTGACGTCCATCCGTTTGATTTCATTGGAACAGACACCATATATTTATGGTGCTTAGCCTACAATGAGAAATAAAATCAGCATAATGAGTGTCCGGGCTTTGCCATCACGTAACATGATACCAGTTTATGTAGAATTTACCTCTTAAATCTCTAGTCAAACTTGCCCGGGATGTGGTATTTGCACATTCTCTTATGAGCACACTTGATCAGAATATCTGCAGAGTCAATACCTGACAAAAAGAAGCAAAGAACACGCATGATCACAAAATTCACAATAGCATAAATGTTCTATCGCCACGGTGCCATGTAAGTCATTTGAAACTCAGCATTAGGCATAAGACGTCGTCTTATATACATACCTGAAAGATAAGCTCCATGGACATAACCATTGTAGTGCTCGCTGGTGTGCTCCCCTGTGAAATAAACCCTCCCAACCGGTGCCTATGTAACACAGGGGGAAATCACAAAAGTGTCAAATGAGATTTTTTTTTGGAGTGCCGATCGACAGGTTTGGGATACCACGCACCCTGAGCTGGTCGTATTCGTAGCGGTTGACGCCGATGGGCCAGTTGGAGAAGGTGCCCCTGTAGAACCTGTCGGACCACCACCGTGGCACGAGGATGTCCGTCGCGTCGGGGACGTCCTCGCCGGAGAACATGCTCCTCAGCACCTCCACGATCTCCGCCTTGGTCTGGTTGTCCGACTGCTGCTCGATCCGCCTCGACTCCTCGTCGGTGACGGTGACCAGGAGAACGTTGGCGTctgggtacggcgcctcaagctCCTGAACAGACAACAATTCAAGATCACCGATGAAGTCTTAAGTTTCAAAAAGTTAGAAAGGAGATCAGCATCGTTATAGATTGTTACTGTATtgaccccgcaaaaaaaaaaagattgTTACTGTATTACCTGCCATACTCCGTAGTAGCCTCTCCTGCTGCTGGCGTAGAGGAAGAACTCCCTCCCTTTCCCTTCGGGCCAGAACTTCCGGGGGAACTTGACGAAGATCTTGGTGTACACGGCCATGTCGAACTGGTAGATGGAGAGAACCTTCCACGCCTGACACATTCAGTATGAGTAGTTCAGAATTCGGCCCAGAACCAGCAGATCATCGTTCAAGTATTTTGGTGAGAGAGACTGACAGGAAGTCGTGGCTTAAACTGTATAAGATCGGACTGCAGGACCCCCACGCTGGTGGAGACCATGACGTAGTCTGCCTTGTACACCTTGTCGTCCTCCGTCCTCACGGTGACGCCGCTCCCGGAGTAGGAGATCTCCCTCACCACCTGCAATGCAATGCATGACCACCAAAATTGAAGGTTATTACACCCATGCTTTATTCATTCAATTTCTGACGGAAAAATGGCAGTGCAACTGCAGGTAGGTTTGGTACGTATACCTTGTTGAGTTGAAGGCGGGGGTCGACGATGTTGCGGGCCTTGTCGGCCTCGAGGTActggccggcgaggtggtgcaCGACGGCCTCGTAGCCGCGCTTGTCGGCGACGAAGTACACGTCGTCCCCGAAGTCGCGGAAGGTGGCGAGAGGGACCACGTTCTGCAGGCTGGTCACCCGCGGCGGCTCGGCGAACTCGTAGTCGTGCTTGAAGTAGTCCAGGATCATGTCCACCGGCGACGCCGGCCCGTTGGGCAAGCTGATATGCAAACACGTCCGAGACTATGAAAGTTCGGCAGTAGACTAACTAAAACAAGCTAGTTCTCGGCCTTCTCTTGCAGGCTCAAAACTCGTAGAGGCGTACTGGTTGTTGAGGCGTTGCATGGCGAGGATGGACATGTCATCCTGGCCGCTGGGCCGCAGCTTGGCGGAGAGCTTCGCGCCGCCCTCTTCCACCTCGTTCGCCCGGTCGAGTCTCTTCTGCACGTACGCTCTGTCGTAGACGCCGCCCCTGTCAAGTTTACACATACCAACATCACAACATTTCTGACATGAAAAAAAGGACATCACAACATCACACCGCCCCTGTGAAATGTCTACAAATTACTCAAACAAAGTGGTGGCGTGGTTCGTTTTGAAGTTCATTTTTTCTAAGAAATAGGGTGCGTGAAACTTAAACCTTTGAGGGAGTACTAATTTCAACCCCCGTTTTCGGTGTTAAAAGGGACCTTTCAGACTATTTAATTAGCTAATTCTGTTTCGTTATCTTCATAAAGCCATCCAACAGACATATGTTGCCGATACGTTATTTCTCATGCAGGCAATGGATAGATCGTCAGTTAGCGCGCGTGTTTTCGTGGTAATTCATTCGACTGATCTGGCGTACGTACGTCTCCTTGTAGACGTTCTCGGCGAGGCCGTCGAAGTCGGAGCGGAAGTTCCTGAGCTTGAGCGTGGAGTTGACGAGGGGCCAGATGGGGTTCATCTTGCCGCCGTTGACGCCCTCCACCCAGTTGGCGCCGATCTCCACGCTGACGCCGCCGAAGTTGTGCTTGCGCATCCTCCCGCCGAGGTGGTCC
This genomic window from Aegilops tauschii subsp. strangulata cultivar AL8/78 chromosome 4, Aet v6.0, whole genome shotgun sequence contains:
- the LOC109741342 gene encoding polyamine oxidase 1-like, encoding MTPTATTALVLALTLAHHASLAAAAGPRVIIVGAGMSGISAGKRLSEAGITDLVILEATDHLGGRMRKHNFGGVSVEIGANWVEGVNGGKMNPIWPLVNSTLKLRNFRSDFDGLAENVYKETGGVYDRAYVQKRLDRANEVEEGGAKLSAKLRPSGQDDMSILAMQRLNNHLPNGPASPVDMILDYFKHDYEFAEPPRVTSLQNVVPLATFRDFGDDVYFVADKRGYEAVVHHLAGQYLEADKARNIVDPRLQLNKVVREISYSGSGVTVRTEDDKVYKADYVMVSTSVGVLQSDLIQFKPRLPAWKVLSIYQFDMAVYTKIFVKFPRKFWPEGKGREFFLYASSRRGYYGVWQELEAPYPDANVLLVTVTDEESRRIEQQSDNQTKAEIVEVLRSMFSGEDVPDATDILVPRWWSDRFYRGTFSNWPIGVNRYEYDQLRAPVGRVYFTGEHTSEHYNGYVHGAYLSGIDSADILIKCAHKRMCKYHIPGKFD